In a genomic window of Sulfurimonas denitrificans DSM 1251:
- the rsmI gene encoding 16S rRNA (cytidine(1402)-2'-O)-methyltransferase, producing the protein MLTLVPTPIGNIGDISLRAIEALSSADTLLCEDTRVTKKLIQILKERYNTTFKDEQNFISLHSHNEKEFIEKLSTSFFEQNVIYVSDAGMPGISDPAQALVKYAQENGVKYDVLPGANALLTAFVASGFVETKMLFWGFLPHKGKDRELSLQGALNSGFTTIVYESPHRLEKLLNELSSQEPLRKIFLAKELTKRYQKYYFGTALEVKKRVDENLRGEWVVVIEASDAHNSSAITQKEILELDLPKKVQAKLISKITGENTKACYERLLHL; encoded by the coding sequence TTGCTAACATTAGTCCCTACTCCAATTGGAAATATAGGCGACATATCGCTTAGAGCTATCGAAGCTCTAAGTTCTGCAGATACACTCCTTTGCGAAGACACAAGAGTCACAAAAAAACTTATCCAAATCCTTAAAGAACGGTACAACACCACTTTTAAAGATGAGCAAAATTTTATCTCACTCCATTCTCACAATGAAAAAGAGTTTATAGAGAAGCTCTCAACATCTTTTTTTGAACAAAATGTTATTTATGTAAGTGATGCAGGAATGCCTGGGATTAGTGATCCTGCGCAAGCGTTAGTTAAATATGCTCAAGAAAATGGTGTGAAGTATGATGTTCTTCCTGGCGCAAATGCACTTCTAACGGCTTTTGTAGCAAGTGGTTTTGTAGAGACAAAAATGCTTTTTTGGGGATTTTTACCGCATAAGGGCAAAGATAGAGAACTCTCTCTACAAGGTGCACTCAACAGCGGTTTTACAACAATTGTTTATGAATCACCACATAGGTTAGAGAAACTTTTAAATGAACTCTCATCACAAGAGCCTTTGAGAAAAATATTTTTAGCAAAAGAGCTTACTAAAAGGTATCAAAAATACTATTTTGGAACAGCTCTTGAAGTTAAAAAGAGAGTTGATGAAAATTTAAGAGGCGAGTGGGTTGTAGTAATTGAAGCTTCAGATGCCCATAACAGCTCTGCTATAACTCAAAAAGAGATTCTAGAGCTTGATTTACCAAAGAAAGTTCAAGCAAAATTAATCTCTAAAATAACTGGCGAGAATACAAAAGCTTGTTATGAGAGATTGTTACACCTCTAA
- the rpmE gene encoding 50S ribosomal protein L31 has product MKKDIHPKLVECTVTCSCGNSFKNESQKSEMRIDICNECHPFFTGSERMVDTAGRIDKFKKRYAQN; this is encoded by the coding sequence ATGAAAAAAGATATTCACCCAAAATTAGTAGAGTGTACTGTTACATGTTCATGTGGAAACAGTTTTAAAAATGAGAGTCAAAAAAGTGAAATGAGGATTGACATCTGTAATGAGTGTCATCCATTTTTCACAGGTTCTGAGAGAATGGTAGATACTGCTGGAAGAATTGATAAATTCAAAAAGCGTTACGCTCAAAACTAG
- a CDS encoding 16S rRNA (uracil(1498)-N(3))-methyltransferase, with translation MIYILDDEAGRKTLHVRAELYKYLIKVRRHKEGDILHFRTRENLEFLHAYKITLLEPRSAELTLISSETNELKSSKNLHIGWCIIDSSAIEKVLPALCEIGVEAITFISCERSQKNFKLDFKRFERIQEASMQQCGRSSYIEFNTCKSVKEFITKYPDTKVFDFCDNVLNDYSDIKTVLIGCEGGFSPNERELFKSLGSFRLDTPMVLRSESAVLAVASRIIL, from the coding sequence ATGATTTACATACTTGATGATGAAGCTGGCAGAAAAACACTACATGTAAGAGCTGAACTCTATAAATATTTAATCAAAGTTCGCCGTCACAAAGAGGGCGATATTTTACACTTTAGAACAAGAGAAAATCTTGAGTTTCTACATGCTTATAAGATAACTCTACTTGAGCCAAGAAGTGCTGAGCTGACTCTAATCTCCTCAGAGACAAATGAGCTTAAGAGTTCTAAAAACCTTCACATTGGCTGGTGCATTATAGACTCAAGTGCTATTGAGAAAGTTCTTCCCGCACTTTGTGAAATAGGAGTTGAGGCAATAACTTTTATCTCATGTGAGAGAAGCCAGAAAAATTTTAAACTAGATTTCAAAAGATTTGAGAGGATTCAAGAAGCTTCGATGCAGCAGTGTGGCAGAAGTAGTTATATTGAATTTAATACATGTAAGAGTGTAAAAGAGTTTATAACAAAATATCCAGATACAAAAGTTTTTGATTTTTGTGATAACGTACTTAATGATTATAGTGATATAAAAACGGTTCTTATTGGATGCGAGGGTGGATTTTCTCCAAATGAGAGAGAACTATTTAAATCTTTGGGAAGTTTTAGACTGGATACTCCTATGGTTTTACGCTCAGAGAGTGCGGTTTTGGCAGTTGCTAGTAGAATAATACTTTAA
- a CDS encoding molybdopterin molybdotransferase MoeA, protein MATSIEEALQIIYKHTAPKSLKIVPIENALGYVLAEDITATHNLPPFDNSAMDGYAIKADDAQMSLKVKHTIFAGDNSGEELESGFAIKIMTGAKIPIGCDSVVPIERVQNFDNAITIMDKVKKGSNIRLYAEDIKSGSTLLNKGEKIFAHHVTLLASQGISHIKVYKKPKVAIFASGNELKMHFESVDAHQLYNTNSPTFFARAKELGCDVDFIGTAKDSLENIHKHIQSALDSDLIITSGGVSVGDADFTKEAFGAFGYEIYFDKVDIKPGKPTTFGKCKETLVLNLPGNPLAAALNFEIFAQTIILALKGDAAKYIAPLETKMANDYAIKNGKIAVIPGFFDGASFKAHEKFSPGMIMPLALCNAFIIVDEKCQMLKKDSSIKIISTRFSFNSKEQKELLNRCRI, encoded by the coding sequence ATGGCTACGTCAATAGAAGAAGCACTACAAATAATCTACAAACACACAGCGCCAAAATCACTAAAAATTGTCCCTATTGAGAATGCACTTGGATACGTTTTAGCGGAAGACATAACAGCCACTCACAACCTTCCTCCGTTTGACAACTCCGCTATGGATGGTTATGCCATTAAAGCTGATGATGCGCAAATGAGCCTAAAGGTTAAGCATACTATTTTTGCTGGAGATAACTCAGGCGAAGAGTTAGAGAGTGGTTTTGCCATCAAAATAATGACAGGAGCAAAAATACCTATCGGATGTGATAGTGTAGTTCCCATAGAGAGAGTACAAAACTTTGATAACGCTATAACAATTATGGATAAAGTAAAAAAAGGGAGCAATATTCGCCTATACGCAGAGGACATAAAAAGCGGCTCAACTCTGCTTAATAAAGGGGAGAAGATATTTGCACATCATGTAACACTTCTTGCATCTCAAGGCATTAGTCATATAAAAGTATATAAAAAACCAAAAGTGGCAATTTTTGCTTCAGGAAATGAGTTAAAGATGCATTTTGAAAGTGTTGATGCACATCAGCTCTACAATACAAACAGCCCTACATTCTTTGCTAGAGCAAAGGAACTTGGATGTGATGTTGACTTTATAGGAACTGCTAAAGATTCACTTGAAAATATTCACAAGCATATTCAAAGTGCTCTTGATAGCGACCTTATAATTACCTCTGGAGGTGTAAGCGTTGGAGATGCCGACTTTACAAAAGAGGCGTTTGGTGCTTTTGGATATGAAATTTATTTTGATAAAGTTGATATAAAACCAGGAAAACCTACAACATTTGGCAAATGTAAAGAGACTCTTGTTTTAAATCTTCCAGGCAATCCCCTAGCAGCTGCGCTAAACTTTGAAATTTTTGCTCAAACAATTATTTTAGCTCTCAAAGGAGATGCAGCAAAATATATCGCACCTCTTGAAACTAAAATGGCAAATGATTATGCTATAAAAAATGGCAAAATAGCGGTAATTCCTGGATTTTTTGATGGCGCTTCATTTAAAGCACATGAAAAGTTTTCACCAGGGATGATAATGCCACTAGCCCTCTGCAATGCTTTTATAATTGTTGATGAGAAGTGCCAAATGCTAAAAAAAGATAGCTCTATTAAGATAATATCTACTAGATTTAGTTTTAACTCCAAAGAACAAAAAGAGCTTTTAAACCGTTGTAGGATTTAA
- a CDS encoding 6-pyruvoyl trahydropterin synthase family protein, giving the protein MIIRKLFKFENAHVVRGCSTLRCRSSIHGHSYKVELLFESNFLDNAQMVYDFGLMKQNMKAIIDSFDHSITLWDKDEAEYIASMQKHSQRWVLLPLSPSAEQFSRLFFVLIDKLLSLTTSVNGEKEVKLYSVIVHETDTGYAQAFKEDAYSKNMGIVNIDEIIFSDTIKDDWADRDFWDKMKKDKRFLNPTTV; this is encoded by the coding sequence GTGATTATAAGAAAACTTTTTAAATTTGAGAATGCACATGTAGTTAGGGGATGTTCTACTCTTAGATGTAGAAGCTCAATTCATGGTCATTCATACAAAGTAGAACTTCTTTTTGAATCAAATTTCTTGGATAACGCTCAGATGGTTTATGATTTTGGACTTATGAAGCAAAATATGAAAGCCATAATTGATAGTTTTGATCACTCTATCACTCTTTGGGATAAGGATGAGGCGGAGTATATAGCTTCAATGCAAAAGCACTCACAAAGATGGGTGCTTTTACCATTATCACCATCCGCTGAGCAATTTTCAAGACTATTTTTTGTGCTTATAGATAAACTTTTATCACTCACTACTTCAGTAAACGGAGAAAAAGAGGTAAAACTTTATAGCGTGATAGTCCATGAGACGGACACAGGATACGCACAAGCATTTAAAGAGGATGCTTACTCAAAAAATATGGGCATCGTAAATATAGATGAAATTATATTTAGCGACACCATCAAAGATGATTGGGCAGATAGAGATTTTTGGGATAAGATGAAAAAAGATAAGAGATTTTTAAATCCTACAACGGTTTAA
- a CDS encoding 7-carboxy-7-deazaguanine synthase QueE, protein MVYLVEHFYSIQGEGRYVGTPSLFFRFGGCNMRCEGFGCEESTPNGEKIVGCDTIYAVNREHFLQNWIPITSAHELLNILNFYDLPFAVDVVLTGGEPLIYANEPIFIEFLEKLYERGHKITFETNGTLSVDFERHVIYKKCIFALSVKLSNSNEAFAKRVKGEVISNIALNAKEVFFKFSIDADSINAALEDEILEITSFSPKTKVYCMPLGGTKEEVEANTEPLVEFCKAKGYNFSDRLHIRIWDQNRGV, encoded by the coding sequence ATGGTATATTTAGTAGAACATTTCTATAGCATACAAGGTGAGGGACGCTATGTAGGTACTCCTTCTCTCTTTTTTCGCTTTGGTGGATGCAACATGAGATGCGAAGGTTTTGGATGTGAGGAGAGTACGCCAAATGGAGAAAAAATAGTGGGCTGTGACACTATCTATGCGGTAAATAGAGAACATTTTTTACAAAACTGGATTCCAATAACCTCTGCACACGAGCTTTTAAATATCTTAAATTTTTATGATTTGCCATTTGCTGTTGATGTCGTTTTAACTGGTGGGGAGCCGCTTATTTATGCAAATGAGCCTATTTTTATAGAGTTTTTAGAGAAGCTATATGAGAGAGGTCATAAAATTACTTTTGAAACAAATGGGACTTTGAGCGTTGATTTTGAGCGACATGTAATCTATAAAAAGTGTATATTTGCACTATCAGTAAAACTATCAAATTCAAATGAGGCATTTGCAAAAAGAGTAAAAGGCGAAGTAATAAGCAACATTGCATTAAATGCAAAAGAGGTTTTTTTTAAGTTTTCAATAGATGCAGATTCAATTAATGCAGCACTTGAAGATGAGATTTTAGAGATAACTTCCTTTAGCCCAAAAACTAAAGTTTACTGCATGCCTCTTGGTGGCACAAAAGAAGAGGTAGAGGCAAATACAGAGCCCTTGGTAGAGTTTTGTAAAGCAAAAGGGTACAATTTTAGCGATAGACTCCATATACGAATATGGGATCAAAATAGAGGTGTGTAG
- the moaA gene encoding GTP 3',8-cyclase MoaA has translation MLIDSYDRVVDYLRISVTERCNFRCQYCMPEKPFSWVPKENLLTFEELFLFVKVAIDEGIRKIRITGGEPLLREDLDKFIKMIFDYAPDIDLAMTTNAYLLKSTAQKLRDAGLKRLNVSIDTLKPEVAFAIAGKDVLKNVLDGVNEALAVGLKVKVNMVPMKNMNAQEIVDVLEYSKKRGMTIRFIEYMENKFASKEISGLKSDELLSMLREHYEFVDEGYDGASPSRYYKMSDGYRFGIIEPYGDDFCKQCNRIRLTAEGQLIPCLYFDEALSIAKSIKEGDIVAASEVLRDVVKNKPEKNRWGGEDGEVSTRAFYETGG, from the coding sequence ATGTTAATAGATAGCTATGATAGAGTAGTTGATTATCTGCGTATCTCTGTAACGGAGCGATGCAACTTCAGATGTCAATACTGTATGCCTGAGAAACCATTTTCATGGGTTCCAAAAGAGAACCTACTCACCTTTGAAGAGCTCTTTTTGTTTGTAAAAGTAGCAATAGATGAGGGCATTAGAAAGATACGCATTACAGGTGGAGAGCCACTTCTGCGTGAGGATTTAGACAAGTTTATAAAGATGATTTTTGATTATGCCCCAGATATAGATTTGGCAATGACTACAAATGCCTATCTTCTTAAATCAACCGCACAAAAATTGCGTGATGCAGGATTAAAACGTCTAAATGTAAGCATAGATACACTCAAACCAGAAGTGGCATTTGCAATTGCAGGAAAAGATGTTTTGAAAAACGTTTTAGATGGTGTAAATGAAGCGCTCGCAGTTGGATTGAAAGTAAAAGTAAATATGGTTCCTATGAAAAATATGAACGCTCAAGAGATAGTTGATGTCTTAGAGTACTCAAAAAAGCGTGGAATGACTATTCGCTTCATAGAGTATATGGAGAATAAATTTGCTTCTAAAGAGATAAGCGGGCTAAAGTCTGATGAGCTTTTATCTATGCTAAGAGAGCATTATGAATTTGTTGATGAGGGATATGATGGCGCTTCTCCATCACGCTATTATAAAATGAGCGATGGATACAGATTTGGGATAATTGAGCCTTATGGAGATGACTTTTGTAAACAGTGTAATCGTATCCGCTTAACTGCTGAGGGACAACTTATACCATGTTTATATTTTGATGAGGCTCTAAGCATCGCAAAATCAATAAAAGAGGGCGATATAGTCGCTGCTAGTGAAGTTTTAAGAGATGTTGTAAAAAACAAACCAGAGAAAAATCGCTGGGGTGGTGAAGATGGCGAAGTCTCCACAAGAGCGTTTTATGAAACGGGCGGATAA
- a CDS encoding DUF2846 domain-containing protein yields the protein MKKIKIALAVVVALFISGCGSKIPFKAQEPLADAALVYVYVIESKGDIESASYQSYSIRINGKRVGERLKAGEYTTLDIKPNPAKLSATKDQIVEKSLDLDLKAGETYYLKIRDNLERGAFAFEQVSKDVGAKEITTTGVAGTMIEDIDNTLTELVGTGKTQESQVVETRKTAAPAPTPVSKVDELEKAYKLKEKGALSDEEFNTLKSQIISK from the coding sequence ATGAAAAAGATAAAAATAGCCTTGGCAGTTGTAGTTGCACTCTTTATCTCAGGGTGTGGAAGTAAGATACCTTTTAAAGCACAAGAGCCACTTGCTGATGCTGCCTTAGTTTATGTATATGTTATAGAATCAAAAGGGGATATAGAGAGCGCTTCTTATCAATCTTATAGCATAAGAATTAATGGCAAAAGAGTAGGTGAGAGACTCAAAGCTGGTGAATATACAACATTAGATATTAAGCCAAACCCTGCAAAACTATCCGCTACAAAAGATCAAATTGTAGAAAAGTCTCTAGATTTGGATTTAAAGGCTGGTGAGACATACTATCTTAAAATCAGAGATAATTTAGAAAGAGGTGCTTTTGCTTTTGAACAAGTATCTAAAGATGTAGGTGCAAAAGAGATTACAACAACTGGAGTTGCTGGAACTATGATAGAAGATATAGATAACACTTTAACAGAGCTCGTAGGAACTGGTAAAACTCAAGAGAGCCAAGTTGTAGAAACAAGAAAAACAGCTGCTCCAGCACCAACTCCAGTTTCAAAAGTAGATGAACTAGAAAAAGCTTATAAACTAAAAGAAAAAGGTGCTCTTAGTGATGAGGAGTTTAATACTTTAAAATCTCAAATAATCTCTAAATAG
- a CDS encoding RDD family protein — protein sequence MRFRNLKKNSKTVQVKESQKLVYAPYSYRVKAFITDMFMIYAPILYIITYVVMNGSDDFQSSQLAVFFGVALYGVIYATLLSKFGQTPGKKAYDIKVVDDKSGKNIGFFKAIFRFTLFLFTAMTLLGLLIPFYRRDKKALHDLVCNTLVVAIKK from the coding sequence ATGAGATTTAGAAACCTAAAAAAAAACAGTAAAACTGTACAAGTAAAAGAGTCACAAAAGTTAGTTTATGCTCCATATAGTTATAGAGTAAAAGCTTTTATTACAGATATGTTTATGATATATGCTCCAATTTTATATATCATAACCTATGTTGTAATGAATGGGAGTGATGATTTTCAATCCTCACAGCTCGCTGTATTTTTTGGAGTAGCTCTTTATGGAGTTATTTATGCAACTCTTTTAAGTAAGTTTGGACAGACGCCTGGAAAAAAAGCTTATGACATAAAAGTAGTAGATGACAAAAGTGGTAAAAACATAGGATTTTTTAAAGCAATATTTAGATTTACTCTATTTTTGTTTACGGCCATGACACTTCTTGGACTACTTATCCCTTTTTATAGAAGAGACAAAAAAGCACTTCATGATTTAGTTTGCAACACTCTTGTTGTTGCTATTAAGAAATAA
- a CDS encoding c-type cytochrome, protein MKNKEPLILVVVVAFTLLTYWLVEPYAHSVMHKHVESEQFAYADLKPVSKTGNVANGKDLVMGAAACTGCHSIEKEGMPAAMDAVSAAASYGVNPPDLSNAGAIYDAKFLANLIVNPAHALKVEHKFDAAKGQMHPMTAFFGAGGDIDQEVADMVAYLKSIAISPSEVTPKIAYENACGRCHALEYENWTQIGEKPAFKFEKDALAFDIQVLEYKEHLTKYMGKLPPDLSMYIRSRGEHFISTFIENPQAHLEGTAMPRVGVTADAAEKVIEHLADAGDTKRHERDSIGKSVLIYSVIFAIFALLWKKQVWKDLH, encoded by the coding sequence ATGAAAAATAAAGAACCTTTAATTCTGGTTGTTGTTGTTGCTTTTACTCTCCTAACTTATTGGTTAGTTGAGCCATACGCACACTCTGTAATGCACAAGCATGTAGAGAGTGAGCAGTTTGCTTATGCAGACTTAAAACCAGTTTCAAAAACTGGAAATGTTGCAAACGGTAAAGATCTAGTAATGGGCGCTGCTGCTTGTACTGGATGTCACTCGATAGAAAAAGAGGGCATGCCAGCTGCGATGGATGCTGTTTCTGCTGCTGCTAGCTATGGTGTAAATCCACCAGACTTAAGTAATGCTGGTGCTATTTATGATGCAAAGTTTTTGGCTAACTTGATAGTAAATCCAGCTCATGCACTAAAAGTAGAGCATAAGTTTGATGCAGCAAAAGGTCAAATGCACCCAATGACAGCGTTCTTTGGTGCTGGTGGAGATATTGATCAAGAAGTTGCAGATATGGTTGCATACTTAAAATCAATAGCTATTAGCCCAAGTGAAGTTACTCCAAAAATTGCATATGAAAATGCGTGTGGTAGATGTCACGCACTTGAGTATGAAAATTGGACTCAAATTGGTGAAAAACCTGCATTTAAATTTGAAAAAGATGCTTTAGCGTTTGATATTCAAGTGTTAGAGTACAAAGAACATTTAACAAAATATATGGGTAAATTGCCTCCAGATTTAAGTATGTATATCCGTTCTCGTGGCGAGCACTTTATAAGTACATTTATAGAGAACCCTCAAGCTCACTTAGAGGGTACTGCAATGCCTAGAGTTGGTGTTACTGCTGATGCTGCTGAGAAAGTGATAGAACACTTAGCAGATGCTGGTGATACAAAAAGACACGAAAGAGACTCAATTGGTAAATCAGTGTTAATTTACTCTGTAATCTTTGCTATATTTGCTCTTTTATGGAAAAAACAGGTTTGGAAAGATCTACACTAA
- a CDS encoding cytochrome b, translated as MAHFTKATSVKDWLNQRLAIEKVEKVMASEYWIPKNINFLWAMGMVLAITFALLLVSGIFLLMYYQPDVKDAFYSVNYTIMRDVDFGWLWRHVHGVAASVVFLIIYIHMFTGIYYGSYKKGREMIWVSGMLLFVTFSAEAFSGYMLPWGQMSYWAGMVITNIFSLGGLHLDGLVEWIRGDYVPAQAFLTRFFMLHVLLLPLAIMGLIGLHFAALRIPHVNNQDGEEIDFDVEAKKYLAGDKASSKVIRFANDFMSKDLMVVGFFLIFFFYLVFFQYGFALDPVNFDPADGLKTPAHIYPEWYFLWSYEILRPFSVNIGLIAFGFAQVIFVLLPWLDRSPNAVPASRRGAFSIWFWLLLIDMIVLTAMGKLPPEGMFSTIGLVAAVAFILLWVALPFITMNEKKV; from the coding sequence ATGGCACATTTTACAAAAGCAACTAGTGTTAAAGATTGGTTAAACCAACGTTTAGCAATTGAAAAAGTTGAAAAAGTTATGGCATCTGAGTATTGGATTCCAAAAAATATTAACTTCTTGTGGGCGATGGGGATGGTTCTTGCAATCACGTTCGCACTACTTTTAGTTTCAGGAATTTTCTTGTTGATGTATTATCAGCCAGATGTTAAAGATGCGTTTTACAGCGTAAACTACACGATTATGAGAGATGTTGATTTTGGTTGGTTATGGAGACATGTTCATGGAGTTGCTGCTTCAGTTGTTTTCTTGATTATCTATATTCACATGTTTACTGGTATCTATTATGGTTCTTATAAAAAAGGCCGTGAGATGATTTGGGTTTCAGGTATGCTTCTTTTTGTTACATTCTCTGCTGAAGCATTTAGCGGTTATATGCTTCCATGGGGACAAATGAGCTACTGGGCTGGTATGGTTATTACAAATATCTTTAGTCTTGGCGGATTACATTTAGATGGTTTAGTTGAGTGGATTAGAGGGGATTATGTTCCTGCACAAGCTTTCTTAACTCGTTTCTTTATGCTTCACGTACTTCTTTTACCATTGGCTATCATGGGATTAATCGGGCTTCACTTTGCAGCTTTACGTATTCCACATGTTAATAATCAAGATGGTGAAGAGATTGACTTTGATGTTGAAGCTAAAAAATATTTAGCTGGTGACAAAGCTAGTTCAAAAGTTATCCGTTTTGCAAATGACTTTATGTCTAAAGACTTGATGGTTGTTGGATTTTTCTTAATCTTCTTCTTTTATCTTGTATTTTTTCAATATGGATTTGCGCTTGACCCTGTAAACTTTGACCCTGCTGATGGACTTAAAACTCCAGCACATATCTACCCAGAGTGGTATTTCTTATGGTCTTATGAGATTTTACGTCCATTCTCTGTAAACATCGGTCTTATAGCATTTGGTTTTGCACAAGTTATTTTTGTACTTTTACCATGGTTAGACAGAAGTCCAAATGCTGTTCCAGCAAGTCGCCGTGGAGCATTTAGTATCTGGTTCTGGTTATTACTTATTGATATGATAGTTTTAACAGCTATGGGTAAACTACCTCCAGAGGGTATGTTTAGTACTATCGGTTTAGTTGCCGCAGTTGCGTTTATCCTTTTATGGGTTGCACTTCCGTTTATAACTATGAATGAAAAAAAAGTATAA
- the petA gene encoding ubiquinol-cytochrome c reductase iron-sulfur subunit, whose protein sequence is MHNSSRRGFMGKAFGAVAGVGAVASLVAMKKTWDPLPSVKAAGFTTLDMSIYPEGQLITEKWRGKPIFVLKKTAAMIAKQTESQKARDIVVGDSHFMIAIGLCTHLGCIPAYIPAEESFLCACHGGMFNWAGEVTKVPPPRAFDIPPFKIEGTSLVLGEVGPEYKAMKDSGITL, encoded by the coding sequence ATGCATAACAGTAGCCGTAGAGGGTTTATGGGTAAAGCATTTGGCGCCGTAGCAGGTGTAGGGGCAGTTGCTTCATTGGTCGCAATGAAAAAAACGTGGGATCCGCTTCCAAGCGTTAAAGCTGCGGGTTTTACAACTCTAGATATGAGCATATATCCAGAGGGTCAGTTAATAACAGAAAAGTGGAGAGGGAAGCCGATTTTTGTTTTGAAAAAAACAGCGGCAATGATTGCAAAACAGACAGAGAGTCAAAAAGCAAGAGATATCGTTGTTGGCGATTCTCACTTTATGATAGCTATCGGTTTGTGTACGCATTTGGGGTGTATTCCAGCATATATTCCAGCTGAGGAGTCATTTCTTTGTGCATGTCACGGCGGTATGTTTAACTGGGCAGGGGAAGTTACAAAAGTTCCACCACCACGTGCATTTGATATTCCTCCATTTAAAATTGAAGGTACATCTCTTGTTCTTGGTGAAGTTGGTCCAGAGTACAAAGCTATGAAAGATAGCGGCATAACGCTTTAA